The Triticum dicoccoides isolate Atlit2015 ecotype Zavitan chromosome 6A, WEW_v2.0, whole genome shotgun sequence genome has a window encoding:
- the LOC119317029 gene encoding protein FLOWERING LOCUS T-like, with protein sequence MSRDPLVVGNVVGDILDPFIKSASLKVLYNNRELTNGSELKPSQVVNEPRIEIAGRDMRNLYTLVMVDPDSPSPSNPTKREYLHWLVTDIPESTDASYGNEIVSYESPKPTAGIHRFVFVIFRQSVQQTIYAPGWRPNFNSRDFSALYSLGPPVAAVFFNCQRETGCGGRRYIR encoded by the exons ATGTCAAGGGATCCACTTGTTGTAGGCAATGTAGTTGGAGATATCTTGGACCCATTTATCAAATCAGCATCACTCAAAGTCTTATACAACAATAGGGAGCTGACTAATGGATCTGAGCTCAAGCCTTCACAAGTAGTCAATGAGCCACGGATCGAGATTGCTGGGCGTGACATGAGAAACCTTTACACTTTG GTAATGGTGGATCCTGACTCACCAAGTCCAAGCAATCCAACCAAAAGAGAATACCTTCATTG GTTAGTGACAGACATTCCGGAATCAACAGATGCAAGCTATG GAAACGAGATAGTCAGCTACGAAAGCCCAAAGCCAACAGCAGGAATACATCGCTTTGTCTTTGTGATTTTCCGCCAATCTGTCCAGCAGACCATTTATGCACCAGGATGGAGACCAAATTTCAACTCAAGGGACTTCTCAGCACTTTACAGTCTAGGCCCACCTGTGGCTGCAGTATTCTTCAACTGCCAAAGGGAGACCGGATGCGGTGGCAGACGATACATCAGATGA